The following proteins are co-located in the Gorilla gorilla gorilla isolate KB3781 chromosome 18, NHGRI_mGorGor1-v2.1_pri, whole genome shotgun sequence genome:
- the LOC115931102 gene encoding titin-like isoform X8 → MFCCLGYEWLSGGCKTWHSAWVINTLADHHHRGTDFGGSPWLDIIIEFPRSYKVVIILWTVYLWLSFLKTIFQSENGHDGSTDVQQRAWRSNRRRQEGNKIGRKDVITLWRHVKTKVRAKIRKMKVTTKINHHDKINGKRKTTKKQKMFQRAQELRRRAEDYHKRKIPPSARKPLCNWVRMAAAEHRHSSGLPHWPYLTAETLKNRMGHQPPPPTQQHSITDNSLSLKTRAECLVYPLPPSADDNLTTPPECFLTPLPPSAPPSAPPSADDNLKTPPLATQEAEAEKPPKPERQRAADVEPPPKPERRRAGDVQPSRKPERRRAADVQPSRKPERRRAADVQPSRKPERRRAADVQPSRKPERRRAADVEPAPKPERRRAAVDDKTPAEFLVYPLPPSADDNLETPLECLLTPLPPSPPSSADDKTPAEFLVYPLPPSADDDLEMPLECLLTPLPPSPPSSAPPSADDDLEMPLECLLTPLPPSLPSSAPPSADDDLEMPLECLLTPLPPSPPSSAPPSADDDLEMPLECLLTPLAPSPPSSAPPSADDETPAEFVVYPLPPSADDDLEMPLECLLTPLPPSPPSSAPPSADDDLEMPLECLLTPLPPSPPSSAPPSADDDLEMPLECLLTPLPPSPPSSAPPSADDDIEMPLECLLTPLPPSPPSSAPPSADDDIEMPLECLLTPLPPSPPSSAPPSADDETLAEFVVYLLPPSADDDLETPLECLLTPLAPSPPSSAPPSADDETPAEFVVYPLPPSADDDLEMPLECLLTPLPPSPPSSAPPSADDDLEMPLECLLTPLPPSPPSSAPPSADDDLEMPLECLLTPLAPSPPSSAPPSADDETPAEFVVYPLPPSADDDLEMPLECLLTPLPPSPPSSAPPSADDDLEMPLECLLTPLPPSPPSSAPPSADDDLEMPLECLLTPLPPSPPSSAPPSADDDIEMPLECLLTPLPPSPPSSAPPSADDDIEMPLECLLTPLPPSPPSSAPPSADDETLAEFVVYLLPPSADDDLETPLECLLTPLAPSPPSSAPPSADDETPAEFVVYPLPPSADDDLEMPLECLLTPLPPSPPSSAPPSADDDLEMPLECLLTPLPPSPPSSAPPSADDDLEMPLECLLTPLPPSPPSSAPPSADDDLEMPLECLLTPLPPSPPSSAPPSVDDDLEMPLECLLTPLPPSPPSSAPPSADDETLAEFVAYLLPPSADDDLEMPLECLLTPLPPSPPSSAPPSADDETPAEFVVYPLPPSADDNLETPLECLLTPLPPSPPSSADDKTPAEFLVYPLPPSADDDLEMPLECLLTPLPPSPPSSAPPSADDETPAEFVVYPLPPSADDDLEMPLECLLTPLPPSPPSSAPPSADDETLAEFVVYLLPPSADDDLETPLECLLTPLPPSSPSSAPPSVDDKTPDEFVVYPLPPSVDDNLETPLECLLTPLPPSPPSSADDKTPAEFLVYPLPPSADDDLETPLECLLTPLPPSAPPSVDDNLKTPPLATQEAEAEKPPKPERRRATDVEPPHKPERRRAADLESPLKPERRSGADAQPSRKPERRRAADLESPPKPERRSTADVQPSPKPERRSTADAQPSPKPERRSAADLESPPKPERRSAADAQPSPKPKRRSAADAQPSPKPERRSAADAQPSPKPERRSAADLESPPKPERRSAADAQPSPKPERRSAADLESPPKPERRSAADAQPSPKPERRSAAEAQPSPKPERRSAAEAQPSPKPERRSAAEAQPSPKPERRSAADLESPPKPERRSAAEAQPSPRPERRSAADLESPPKPERRSAADLESPPKPERRRAADAQASPKPERQSAADAQPSPKPERRSAADLESPPKPERRRAADAQASPKPERRSASDAQPSPKPERRRAADLESPPKPERWSAADAQPSPKPERQSAADAQPSLKPERRSAADAQPSPKPEMRSAAEAQPSPKPERRSAAEAQPSPKPERRSAAEAQPSPKPERRSAADLESPPKPERRSAAEAQPSPKPERRSAADLESPLKPERRSTADLESPSKPERRRAADAQASPKPERRRAADAQPSPKPERQRAADLESPPKPERRSAADAQPSPKPERRRTADLESPLKPERRRAADLESPPKPERRSAADAQPSPKPERQSAADAQPSPKPERRSAADAQPSPKPERRKAADLESPPKPERWRAADRERPRKPPRKPKRWRAADRERPRKPPRKPKRRSAAEAQPSPKPERRSATDAESPRKPKRRRAADVEPPHKPKRRRAADVGRPRKPPRKPKRRSAAKAQPPPKPERRSAADPQPPPKPERRSAADAQRSPKPERPSAAEAQPSPKPERRSAADLESPPKPERWSAADAQPSPKPERRSAADLQPSPKPERRSAADAQPSPKPERRSAADAQPSPKPERRSAAEAQPSPKPERRSAADAQPSPKPERRSAADLQPSPKPERRSAADAQPSPKPERRSAADAQPSPKPERRSAAELESPPKPERRSAADAQPSPKPERRSAAEAQPSPKPERRSAADAQPSPKPERRSAAELESPPKPERRSAAEAQPSPKPERRSAAEAQPSPKPERRSAADLESPPKPETRSAADLESPPKPETRSTADAQPSSKPERRSAADLESPPKPERQSAADAQPSPKSERRSAADAQPSPKPERRSAADAEPPRKPKRRRAADIEPSSPEPKRRRVGDVELPRKPKRPRAADVEPSLPEPKRRRVGDVELPRKRKRPQAADVEPSLPEPKRRRVGDVQPSSPGRKRRRLN, encoded by the coding sequence GTCAGAATGGCGGCAGCGGAGCATCGTCATTCTTCAGGATTGCCCCACTGGCCCTACCTCAcagctgaaactttaaaaaacaggatGGGCCACCAGCCACCTCCTCCAACTCAACAACATTCTATAACTGATAACTCCCTGAGCCTCAAGACACGTGCCGAGtgtctggtctatccccttccaccctcagcggatgataatctcacgACGCCTCCCGAGTgtttcctcactcctcttccaccctcagctccaccctcagctccaccctcagcggatgataatctcaagacacctcccttagctactcaggaggctgaggcagaaaaaccacccaaacccgagagacagagggccgctgacgtggaaccaccaccgaaacccgagaggcggagggccggtgacgtgcaaccatcacggaaacccgagaggcggagggccgctgacgtgcaaccatcacggaaacccgagaggcggagggccgctgacgtgcaaccatcacggaaacccgagaggcggagggccgctgacgtgcaaccatcacggaaacccgagaggcggagggccgctgacgtcgAACCagcaccgaaacccgagaggcggagggccgcagtggatgataagacacctgccgagtttctggtctatcctcttccaccctcagcggatgataatctcgaaacgcctctcgagtgtctcctcactcctcttccaccctcacctccatcctcagcggatgataagacacctgccgagtttctggtctatccccttccaccctcagcggatgatgatctcgaaatgcctctcgagtgtctcctcactcctcttccaccctcacctccatcctcagctccaccctcagcggatgatgatctcgaaatgcctctcgagtgtctcctcactcctcttccaccctcacttccatcctcagctccaccctcagcggatgatgatctcgaaatgcctctcgagtgtctcctcactcctcttccaccctcacctccatcctcagctccaccctcagcggatgatgatctcgaaatgcctctcgagtgtctcctcactcctcttgcaccctcacctccatcctcagctccaccctcagcggatgatgagacacctgccgagtttgtggtctatccccttccaccctcagcggatgatgatctcgaaatgcctctcgagtgtctcctcactcctcttccaccctcacctccatcctcagctccaccctcagcggatgatgatctcgaaatgcctctcgagtgtctcctcactcctcttccaccctcacctccatcctcagctccaccctcagcggatgatgatctcgaaatgcctctcgagtgtctcctcactcctcttccaccctcacctccatcctcagctccaccctcagcggatgatgatatcgaaatgcctctcgagtgtctcctcactcctcttccaccctcacctccatcctcagctccaccctcagcggatgatgatatcgaaatgcctctcgagtgtctcctcactcctcttccaccctcacctccatcctcagctccaccctcagcggatgatgagaCACTTGCCGAGTTTGTGGTATAtctccttccaccctcagcggatgatgatctcgaaacgcctctcgagtgtctcctcactcctcttgcaccctcacctccatcctcagctccaccctcagcggatgatgagacacctgccgagtttgtggtctatccccttccaccctcagcggatgatgatctcgaaatgcctctcgagtgtctcctcactcctcttccaccctcacctccatcctcagctccaccctcagcggatgatgatctcgaaatgcctctcgagtgtctcctcactcctcttccaccctcacctccatcctcagctccaccctcagcggatgatgatctcgaaatgcctctcgagtgtctcctcactcctcttgcaccctcacctccatcctcagctccaccctcagcggatgatgagacacctgccgagtttgtggtctatccccttccaccctcagcggatgatgatctcgaaatgcctctcgagtgtctcctcactcctcttccaccctcacctccatcctcagctccaccctcagcggatgatgatctcgaaatgcctctcgagtgtctcctcactcctcttccaccctcacctccatcctcagctccaccctcagcggatgatgatctcgaaatgcctctcgagtgtctcctcactcctcttccaccctcacctccatcctcagctccaccctcagcggatgatgatatcgaaatgcctctcgagtgtctcctcactcctcttccaccctcacctccatcctcagctccaccctcagcggatgatgatatcgaaatgcctctcgagtgtctcctcactcctcttccaccctcacctccatcctcagctccaccctcagcggatgatgagaCACTTGCCGAGTTTGTGGTATAtctccttccaccctcagcggatgatgatctcgaaacgcctctcgagtgtctcctcactcctcttgcaccctcacctccatcctcagctccaccctcagcggatgatgagacacctgccgagtttgtggtctatccccttccaccctcagcggatgatgatctcgaaatgcctctcgagtgtctcctcactcctcttccaccctcacctccatcctcagctccaccctcagcggatgatgatctcgaaatgcctctcgagtgtctcctcactcctcttccaccctcacctccatcctcagctccaccctcagcggatgatgatctcgaaatgcctctcgagtgtctcctcactcctcttccaccctcacctccatcctcagctccaccctcagcggatgatgatctcgaaatgcctctcgagtgtctcctcactcctcttccaccctcacctccatcctcagctccaccctcagtggatgatgatctcgaaatgcctctcgagtgtctcctcactcctcttccaccctcacctccatcctcagctccaccctcagcggatgatgagaCACTTGCCGAGTTTGTGGCATAtctccttccaccctcagcggatgatgatctcgaaatgcctctcgagtgtctcctcactcctcttccaccctcacctccatcctcagctccaccctcagcggatgatgagacacctgccgagtttgtggtctatccccttccaccctcagcagatgataatctcgaaacgcctctcgagtgtctcctcactcctcttccaccctcacctccatcctcagcagatgataagacacctgccgagtttctggtctatccccttccaccctcagcggatgatgatctcgaaatgcctctcgagtgtctcctcactcctcttccaccctcacctccatcctcagctccaccctcagcggatgatgagacacctgccgagtttgtggtctatccccttccaccctcagcggatgatgatctcgaaatgcctctcgagtgtctcctcactcctcttccaccctcacctccatcctcagctccaccctcagcggatgatgagaCACTTGCCGAGTTTGTGGTCTAtctccttccaccctcagcggatgatgatctcgaaacgcctctcgagtgtctcctcactcctcttccaccctcatctccatcctcagctccaccctcagtgGATGATAAGACACCTGACGAGTTTGTGGTCTATCCGCTTCCACCCTCAgtggatgataatctcgaaacacctctcgagtgtctcctcactcctcttccaccctcacctccatcctcagcggatgataagacacctgccgagtttctggtctatccccttccaccctcagcggatgatgatctcgaaacgcctctcgagtgtctcctcactcctcttccaccctcagctccaccctcagtggatgataatctcaagacacctcccttagctactcaggaggctgaggcagaaaaaccaccgaaacccgagaggcggagggccactgacgtggaaccaccacacaaacccgagaggcggagggctgCTGACCTGGAATCGCcactgaaacccgagaggcggagcggcgctgacgcgcagccatcacggaaacccgagaggcggagggccgctgacctggaatcaccaccgaaacccgagaggcggagcaccgctgacgtgcaaccatcaccgaaacccgagaggcggagcaccgctgacgcgcagccatcaccgaaacccgagaggcggagcgccgctgacctggaatcaccaccgaaacccgagaggcggagcgccgctgacgcgcagccgtcgccgaaacccaagaggcggagcgccgctgacgcgcagccgtcgccgaaacccgagaggcggagcgccgctgacgcgcagccgtcgccgaaacctgagaggcggagcgctGCTGACCTGGAATcgccaccgaaacccgagaggcggagcgccgctgacgcgcagccatcaccgaaacctgagaggcggagcgctgctgacctggaatcaccaccgaaacccgagaggcggagcgccgctgacgcgcagccgtcgccgaaacccgagaggcggagcgccgctgaggcgcagccgtcgccgaaacccgagaggcggagcgccgctgaggcgcagccgtcgccgaaacccgagaggcggagcgccgctgaggcgcagccatcgccgaaacctgagaggcggagcgccgctgacctggaatcaccaccgaaacccgagaggcggagcgccgctgaggcgcagccgtcgccgagacccgagaggcggagcgctgctgacctggaatcaccaccgaaacccgagaggcggagcgccgctgacctggaatcaccaccgaaacccgagaggcggagggccgctgacgcgcaagcatcaccgaaacccgagaggcagagcgccgctgacgcgcagccgtcgccgaaacccgagaggcggagcgccgctgacctggaatcaccaccgaaacccgagaggcggagggccgctgacgcgcaagcatcaccgaaacccgagaggcggagcgcctctgacgcgcagccgtcgccgaaacccgagaggcggagggccgctgacctggaatcaccaccgaaacccgagaggtggagcgccgctgacgcgcagccatcaccgaaacctgagaggcagagcgccgctgacgcgcagccatcactgaaacccgagaggcggagtgccgctgacgcgcagccgtcgccgaaacccgagatgcggagcgccgctgaggcgcagccgtcgccgaaacccgagaggcggagcgccgctgaggcgcagccgtcgccgaaacccgagaggcggagcgccgctgaggcgcagccgtcgccgaaacctgagaggcggagcgccgctgacctggaatcaccaccgaaacccgagaggcggagcgccgctgaggcgcagccgtcgccgaaacccgagaggcggagcgctgctgacctggaatcaccactgaaacccgagaggcggagcaccgctgacctggaatcaccatcgaaacccgagaggcggagggccgctgacgcgcAAGCATCACCAAAACCCGAGAGGCGTAGGGCtgctgacgcgcaaccatcaccgaaacccgagaggcagagggccgctgacctggaatcaccaccgaaacccgagaggcggagcgccgctgacgcgcaaccatcaccgaaacccgagaggcggaggaccgctgacctggaatcaccactgaaacccgagaggcggagggccgctgacctggaatcaccaccgaaacctgagaggcggagcgctgctgacgcgcaaccatcaccgaaacccgagaggcagagcgccgctgacgcgcagccatcaccgaaacccgagaggcggagtgccgctgacgcgcagccatcaccgaaacctgagaggcggaaggctgctgacctggaatcaccaccgaaacccgagaggtggagggccGCTGACAGGGAACGGCCACGCAAACCCCCACgcaaacccaagaggtggagggcCGCTGACAGGGAACGGCCACGCAAACCCCCAcgcaaacccaagaggcggagcgccgctgaggcgcagccgtcgccgaaacccgagaggcggagcgccactGACGCGGAATCTCCAcgcaaacccaagaggcggagggccgctgacgtggaaccgcCACacaaacccaagaggcggagggctgCTGACGTGGGACGGCCACGCAAACCCCCAcgcaaacccaagaggcggagcgccgctaaGGCGCAGCCgccgccgaaacccgagaggcggagcgccgctgacccgcagccgccgccgaaacccgagaggcggagtgccgctgacgcgcagcggtcgccgaaacccgagaggccgagcgccgctgaggcgcagccgtcgccgaaacccgagaggcggagcgccgctgacctggaatcaccaccgaaacccgagaggtggagcgccgctgacgcgcagccttcgccgaaacccgagaggcggagcgccgctgacctgcagccgtcgccgaaacccgagaggcggagcgccgctgacgcgcagccgtcgccgaaacccgagaggcggagcgccgctgacgcgcagccgtcgccgaaacccgagaggcggagcgccgctgaggcgcagccgtcgccgaaacccgagaggcggagcgccgctgacgcgcagccgtcgccaaaacccgagaggcggagcgctgcTGACctgcagccgtcgccgaaacccgagaggcggagcgccgctgacgcgcagccgtcgccgaaacccgagaggcggagcgccgctgacgcgcagccttcgccgaaacctgagaggcggagcgctGCTGAGCTGGagtcaccaccgaaacccgagaggcggagcgccgctgacgcgcagccgtcgccgaaacccgagaggcggagcgccgctgaggcgcagccgtcgccgaaacccgagaggcggagcgccgctgacgcgcagccttcgccgaaacctgagaggcggagcgctGCTGagctggaatcaccaccgaaacccgagaggcggagcgccgctgaggcgcagccgtcgccgaaacccgagaggcggagtgccgctgaggcgcagccgtcgccgaaacctgagaggcggagcgccgctgacctggaatcaccaccgaaacccgagacgcggagcgccgctgacctggaatcaccaccgaaacccgagacgCGGAGcaccgctgacgcgcagccatcatcgaaacctgagaggcggagcgccgctgacctggaatcaccaccgaaacccgagaggcagagcgctgctgacgcgcagccgtcgccgaaatctgagaggcggagcgccgctgacgcgcagccgtcgccgaaacccgagaggcggagcgccgctgacgcggaACCGCCTcgcaaacccaagaggcggagggcagCTGACAttgaaccatcatcacccgaacccaagaggcggagggtcggTGACGTGGAACTGCCACGCAAACCCAAGAGGCCGAGGGCTGCCGACGTGGAACCATCATtacctgaacccaagaggcggagagTCGGTGACGTGGAACTGCCACGCAAACGCAAGAGGCCGCAGGCCGCCGACGTGGAACCATCAttacccgaacccaagaggcggagggtcggtgacgtgcaaccatcatcacccggacgcaagaggcggaggttgaattAG